From one bacterium genomic stretch:
- the rplU gene encoding 50S ribosomal protein L21 has translation MYAIVNIQSLQFRVEPDHKVRVPLIDGNAGDQLTFDEVLLLNDGAQTTIGAPRVAGAAVTAEILGHGLADKVHVFKKKKRQNYRRNRGHRQAFTEIRITGITA, from the coding sequence ATGTACGCCATCGTCAATATCCAGAGCCTGCAGTTCCGGGTCGAGCCCGACCACAAGGTCCGGGTGCCCCTGATCGACGGCAACGCCGGGGACCAGCTCACCTTCGACGAGGTCCTGCTGCTGAACGACGGCGCGCAGACGACCATCGGCGCGCCCCGGGTGGCCGGCGCCGCGGTGACCGCCGAGATCCTCGGCCACGGGCTGGCCGACAAGGTCCACGTCTTCAAGAAGAAGAAGCGCCAGAACTACCGCCGCAACCGTGGCCACCGCCAGGCGTTCACCGAGATCCGCATCACGGGCATCACCGCCTAG
- the rpmA gene encoding 50S ribosomal protein L27 — protein MAHKKGVGSSRNGRDSNAQRLGVKRFGGQTVTAGTILVRQRGTKIHPGTNVGIGRDDTLFALTDGVVVYGRYDKTRKKVSVQPA, from the coding sequence ATGGCGCATAAGAAGGGTGTAGGCAGTTCCCGCAACGGTCGCGACAGCAACGCGCAGCGCCTCGGCGTGAAGCGCTTCGGCGGCCAGACGGTCACCGCGGGCACGATCCTGGTCCGCCAGCGCGGCACCAAGATCCACCCGGGCACGAACGTGGGCATCGGCCGCGACGACACGCTGTTCGCCCTGACCGACGGCGTGGTGGTCTACGGCCGCTACGACAAGACCCGCAAGAAGGTCAGTGTCCAGCCGGCCTGA
- the kdsB gene encoding 3-deoxy-manno-octulosonate cytidylyltransferase, which translates to MGDVLVVIPARWGSSRFPGKALADLAGRPLVVRVADLASRMATATRVVVATDDERIAAAVRAAGHLAEMTGEHATGSDRVGEVAARHDAEVVVNLQGDEPLLDPAGLDDLVAALRADPRADLATLAHPFRGPEEWQDPHAVKVLTAADGRALWFSRAPLPGGHPGDAGGPHWRLARRHVGVYAYRAAALRRYLGLPPTDCERAEGLEQLRALEHGMRVLVVGTRAGAVGVDTPADLERVRAAWGRPG; encoded by the coding sequence ATGGGCGACGTGCTGGTGGTGATCCCGGCCCGCTGGGGCTCGAGCCGGTTCCCGGGCAAGGCCCTGGCCGACCTGGCCGGCCGGCCGCTGGTGGTCCGCGTCGCGGACCTGGCGTCGCGCATGGCGACGGCGACCCGCGTGGTCGTCGCCACCGACGACGAGCGCATCGCCGCCGCGGTGCGCGCCGCGGGGCACCTCGCCGAGATGACGGGCGAACACGCCACCGGTTCGGACCGGGTAGGCGAGGTGGCCGCGCGCCACGACGCCGAGGTGGTCGTGAACCTGCAGGGCGACGAGCCCCTGCTCGACCCCGCCGGTCTCGACGACCTGGTGGCGGCCCTGCGCGCCGACCCGCGGGCGGACCTCGCCACCCTGGCCCACCCGTTCCGCGGGCCCGAGGAGTGGCAAGATCCCCACGCGGTCAAGGTGCTGACGGCCGCGGACGGCCGGGCGCTGTGGTTCAGCCGCGCGCCGCTGCCGGGCGGCCATCCCGGCGACGCCGGCGGGCCGCACTGGCGCCTGGCGCGGCGCCACGTCGGCGTCTACGCCTACCGCGCCGCCGCCCTGCGGCGCTACCTCGGGCTGCCGCCGACGGACTGCGAGCGCGCCGAGGGTCTCGAGCAGCTGCGCGCGCTGGAGCACGGGATGCGCGTGCTGGTGGTCGGGACCCGCGCCGGTGCCGTCGGGGTCGACACGCCCGCCGATCTCGAGCGGGTGCGCGCCGCGTGGGGGAGACCGGGGTAA
- a CDS encoding CTP synthase, which translates to MAKYVFVTGGVVSALGKGIASASIGQLLKARGLRVVLQKFDPYLNVDPGTMSPYQHGEVFVLDDGAECDLDLGHYERFTDTNLTRINNLTSGVVYETILQRERKGEYLGRTVQVIPHVTDEIKRRLKLPAETDPGIDVVVTEIGGTVGDIESLPFLEAIRQFRLESPVQDTLSVHLTLVPYIAAAGEIKTKPTQHSVRELRSIGIQPDVLICRAEAPMPEDARRKIALFCNVPVESVINAPDARSIYEVPLNFHAQGLDDLICGRLQLAAPPAELEAWRRMVGIILNPPDTVRIAVVGKYVGLKDAYKSIIESFIHAGIPNRVHVELAWVDAEGLEDRDVGDRRLEEVFAGCDGLLVPGGFGDRGIEGKIIAVRYARERGLPFLGICLGLQVAMIEIGRDLAGLPRANSSEFDPAAEHPVIDLMREQRDLKQMGATMRLGAWPCALKPGTLAASCYDAPEISERHRHRYEVNNDYRARFEAAGVVFSGLSPDGRLVEMIELPGHPFFLGCQFHPELKSRPNRPHPLFHRFVAAAAARLRARNGEAAAAS; encoded by the coding sequence ATGGCGAAGTACGTGTTCGTGACCGGAGGCGTGGTCTCGGCCCTGGGCAAGGGGATCGCCAGCGCGTCGATCGGGCAGCTGCTGAAGGCGCGCGGCCTGCGGGTCGTGCTGCAGAAGTTCGACCCCTACCTCAACGTCGACCCCGGCACCATGAGCCCCTACCAGCACGGCGAGGTCTTCGTGCTCGACGACGGCGCCGAGTGCGACCTCGACCTCGGGCACTACGAGCGCTTCACCGACACGAACCTGACGCGGATCAACAACCTGACCAGCGGCGTCGTCTACGAGACCATCCTGCAGCGCGAGCGCAAGGGCGAGTACCTCGGCCGCACCGTGCAGGTGATCCCGCACGTGACCGACGAGATCAAGCGCCGGCTGAAGCTGCCGGCGGAGACCGACCCCGGGATCGACGTCGTGGTGACCGAGATCGGCGGCACCGTCGGCGACATCGAGTCGCTGCCCTTCCTGGAGGCCATCCGCCAGTTCCGCCTGGAGAGCCCGGTGCAGGACACGCTGTCGGTCCACCTGACGCTGGTGCCGTACATCGCGGCCGCCGGCGAGATCAAGACCAAGCCGACCCAGCACTCGGTGCGCGAGCTGCGCAGCATCGGCATCCAGCCCGACGTGCTGATCTGCCGCGCCGAGGCGCCCATGCCCGAGGACGCCCGCCGCAAGATCGCCCTGTTCTGCAACGTGCCCGTCGAGAGCGTGATCAACGCCCCCGACGCGCGCTCGATCTACGAGGTCCCCCTGAACTTCCACGCCCAGGGCCTCGACGACCTGATCTGCGGCCGCCTGCAGCTGGCGGCGCCGCCGGCCGAACTGGAGGCGTGGCGCCGCATGGTCGGCATCATCCTGAACCCGCCCGACACGGTGCGGATCGCCGTGGTCGGCAAGTACGTCGGGCTGAAGGACGCCTACAAGAGCATCATCGAGTCCTTCATCCACGCCGGGATCCCCAACCGCGTGCACGTCGAGCTGGCGTGGGTCGACGCCGAGGGCCTCGAGGACCGCGACGTGGGCGACCGGCGTCTCGAAGAGGTCTTCGCCGGCTGCGACGGCCTGCTGGTGCCCGGCGGCTTCGGCGACCGCGGCATCGAGGGCAAGATCATCGCCGTGCGGTACGCCCGCGAGCGGGGCCTGCCCTTCCTCGGCATCTGCCTGGGCCTGCAGGTGGCGATGATCGAGATCGGCCGCGACCTGGCCGGCCTGCCGCGCGCCAACAGCAGCGAGTTCGACCCCGCCGCCGAGCACCCGGTCATCGACCTCATGCGCGAGCAGCGCGACCTGAAGCAGATGGGTGCCACGATGCGCCTGGGCGCCTGGCCCTGCGCGCTGAAGCCGGGCACGCTCGCCGCGTCCTGCTACGACGCGCCGGAGATCTCCGAGCGCCACCGCCACCGCTACGAGGTCAACAACGACTACCGGGCGCGCTTCGAGGCGGCGGGCGTCGTGTTCAGCGGCCTCTCGCCGGACGGCCGCCTGGTGGAGATGATCGAACTGCCGGGGCACCCCTTCTTCCTGGGCTGCCAGTTCCACCCCGAGCTGAAGTCGCGGCCCAACCGGCCGCACCCGCTGTTCCACCGCTTCGTCGCCGCCGCCGCGGCGCGCCTGCGCGCGCGCAACGGCGAAGCGGCGGCGGCGTCCTAG
- the kdsA gene encoding 3-deoxy-8-phosphooctulonate synthase, whose protein sequence is MGVVEIAGLRVGPGEPLLVMAGPCVLEAPDEMLRLAGDIAAVCRRLELPYVFKASYTKDNRTSGDSFRGPGPQEGLRLLQRIKDAHGVPVVTDVHHPEETATVAEVADVLQIPAFLCRQTSLLEAAGRTGRAVNVKKGQFLAPADMAHAAAKLRASGCDRVLATERGSFFGYRDLVVDFRGHDTLHRLGLPVVFDATHSVQSPGSAGGATGGTPELIPLLMRCGLAAGADALFIETHFEPARALSDAGCQLPFARFAALMSQARRCRELYLEVTA, encoded by the coding sequence GTGGGCGTCGTGGAGATCGCCGGGCTGCGCGTCGGACCGGGCGAGCCCCTGCTGGTCATGGCCGGCCCCTGCGTGTTGGAGGCGCCGGACGAGATGCTCCGGCTGGCCGGCGACATCGCGGCGGTCTGCCGCCGGCTGGAACTGCCGTACGTCTTCAAGGCCAGCTACACGAAGGACAACCGCACCAGCGGCGACTCCTTCCGCGGGCCGGGCCCGCAGGAGGGGCTGCGGCTGCTGCAGCGGATCAAGGACGCCCACGGTGTGCCCGTGGTCACCGACGTGCACCACCCCGAGGAGACGGCGACCGTCGCCGAGGTGGCGGACGTCCTGCAGATCCCGGCCTTCCTCTGCCGCCAGACCTCGCTGCTGGAGGCGGCCGGCCGCACGGGTCGCGCGGTGAACGTGAAGAAGGGGCAGTTCCTGGCCCCGGCGGACATGGCGCACGCGGCGGCGAAGCTGCGCGCGTCCGGCTGCGACCGCGTGCTGGCGACCGAGCGCGGCTCCTTCTTCGGCTACCGCGACCTGGTCGTCGACTTCCGCGGCCACGACACGCTGCACCGCCTCGGCCTGCCGGTGGTCTTCGACGCCACCCACTCGGTGCAGTCGCCGGGCAGCGCCGGCGGCGCCACCGGCGGCACGCCCGAGCTGATCCCCCTGCTGATGCGCTGCGGCCTGGCCGCCGGCGCCGACGCCCTGTTCATCGAGACGCACTTCGAGCCCGCGCGCGCCCTGAGCGACGCCGGCTGCCAGCTGCCCTTCGCGCGCTTCGCGGCGCTGATGTCGCAGGCGCGGCGCTGCCGCGAACTGTACCTGGAGGTGACCGCGTGA
- a CDS encoding HAD family hydrolase, with translation MNGRPDRALSWPPRSDDDYRREAAAGLGEAALAAFARVRLIVLDCDGVLTDGRLHYDAQGEALKSFDARDGLGLVLARAGGLKLALLTGRDSPAAARRAADLRFHAVKLGRFDKQRALREILDELAVDPADVLYVGDDLIDVPALALVGAPVAVPGAPADVRDRCLHVTAAPGGAGAVREVCDRVLGLQGRFGPALVKVAARAWLPTGEDA, from the coding sequence GTGAACGGGCGCCCGGACCGCGCGCTGTCCTGGCCCCCGCGGTCCGACGACGACTACCGCCGCGAGGCCGCGGCCGGCCTGGGCGAGGCCGCGCTGGCGGCGTTCGCGCGCGTGCGGCTGATCGTGCTGGACTGCGACGGCGTCCTGACCGACGGGCGCCTCCACTACGACGCGCAGGGCGAGGCCCTCAAGTCCTTCGACGCGCGCGACGGCCTGGGCCTGGTCCTGGCCCGCGCCGGCGGCTTGAAGCTGGCGCTGCTGACCGGGCGCGACAGCCCCGCGGCCGCGCGCCGCGCCGCCGACCTGCGCTTCCACGCCGTGAAGCTGGGCCGGTTCGACAAGCAGCGGGCGCTGCGGGAGATCCTGGACGAGCTGGCCGTCGATCCCGCCGACGTCCTCTACGTGGGCGACGACCTGATCGACGTGCCCGCGCTGGCGCTCGTGGGCGCGCCGGTCGCGGTGCCCGGCGCGCCCGCCGACGTGCGCGACCGCTGCCTCCACGTCACGGCCGCGCCCGGCGGCGCCGGCGCCGTGCGCGAGGTCTGCGACCGGGTGCTCGGCCTGCAGGGACGGTTCGGGCCCGCGCTGGTGAAGGTGGCGGCCCGCGCCTGGCTTCCGACCGGGGAGGACGCATGA
- a CDS encoding KpsF/GutQ family sugar-phosphate isomerase has protein sequence MNAETGRPDDRAIVALGRATFAQEAAALARVGESLDDSFAAAVRTLLDCRGRVIVTGLGKSGFVARRLAATLTATGTPSLFLHPVEATHGDLGIAGSGDVLLAISRSGDNPEVTQLAGLARHFGMTMIAITGRADSLLAGLSDLVLACEVEREACPLNLTPTTSATAAAAMGDALAVALLTLRGFTRDDFAAFHPGGVLGRSLLMRVDQLMHAGEELPLVDRDLPLRACLPVIVEKRLGCACVVDRDGRLAGICVDGDVKRFLMAYDAPLDLPVHALMNAAPETVRPDELVLGALRRMEQRAGGPITVLIVVDDERRPVGVLHIHDILRAGIV, from the coding sequence ATGAACGCCGAGACCGGACGCCCGGACGACCGCGCGATCGTGGCCCTGGGACGCGCGACCTTCGCGCAGGAGGCCGCGGCCCTCGCGCGCGTTGGGGAGAGCCTCGACGACTCCTTCGCCGCGGCCGTCCGCACGCTGCTGGACTGCCGCGGCCGCGTCATCGTGACCGGCTTGGGCAAGTCGGGCTTCGTGGCCCGCCGCCTGGCCGCCACCCTGACCGCCACCGGCACCCCGAGCCTGTTCCTGCACCCGGTCGAGGCGACGCACGGCGACCTGGGCATCGCCGGTTCCGGCGACGTGCTGCTGGCCATCTCGCGCAGCGGCGACAACCCGGAGGTCACCCAGCTCGCCGGGCTCGCCCGCCACTTCGGCATGACCATGATCGCGATCACCGGCCGCGCCGACAGCCTGCTCGCCGGCCTGAGCGACCTCGTGCTGGCCTGCGAGGTGGAACGCGAGGCCTGCCCGCTCAACCTGACCCCCACGACCAGCGCCACCGCGGCGGCGGCCATGGGCGACGCCCTCGCGGTCGCCCTGCTGACCCTGCGCGGCTTCACGCGGGACGACTTCGCGGCCTTCCACCCCGGCGGCGTGCTGGGGCGCTCGCTGCTGATGCGGGTGGATCAGCTGATGCACGCGGGCGAGGAACTGCCGCTGGTGGACCGCGACCTGCCGCTGCGCGCCTGCCTGCCGGTGATCGTCGAGAAGCGGCTGGGCTGCGCCTGCGTGGTGGACCGCGACGGCCGCCTGGCCGGGATCTGCGTCGACGGGGACGTGAAGCGCTTCCTGATGGCCTACGACGCGCCGCTGGACCTGCCGGTGCACGCGCTGATGAACGCGGCGCCCGAGACGGTGCGGCCGGACGAACTGGTCCTGGGCGCCCTGCGGCGCATGGAACAGCGCGCCGGCGGGCCGATCACCGTGCTGATCGTGGTCGACGACGAGCGCCGCCCGGTGGGCGTCCTGCACATCCACGACATCCTGCGGGCCGGGATCGTCTGA
- the lptC gene encoding LPS export ABC transporter periplasmic protein LptC, translating into MPRGALLRGAALRVAALLLSAALLLSAGCDGEPRGDPPAPDAAAVAAAPEAERAPDQVLFDTTITDSREGVRRWTLTSDRLEKFMDQDEAELHGVHMDFFQADTLFSVLTAARGRASQRNGNLFVWGDVVVVASDGRRLETGELNYDDRSGRISNEVFNRFTREADVMTGVGMQATPGLDYFELKREVDATVHAVPEAAGDGGGP; encoded by the coding sequence GTGCCAAGAGGCGCATTGCTGCGGGGTGCGGCGCTGCGAGTCGCGGCCCTGCTGCTGTCCGCCGCCCTGCTGCTGTCCGCCGGTTGCGACGGCGAGCCGCGCGGCGACCCGCCCGCGCCGGACGCGGCGGCGGTCGCGGCCGCCCCCGAGGCCGAGCGTGCCCCGGACCAGGTCCTCTTCGACACCACCATCACCGATTCCCGCGAAGGGGTCCGGCGCTGGACCCTGACCAGCGACCGCCTCGAGAAGTTCATGGACCAGGACGAGGCCGAGCTCCACGGCGTGCACATGGACTTCTTCCAGGCCGACACGCTGTTCTCGGTGCTCACCGCCGCGCGCGGGCGCGCGAGCCAGCGCAACGGCAACCTCTTCGTCTGGGGCGACGTCGTGGTCGTCGCCAGCGACGGGCGCCGGCTCGAGACCGGGGAGCTGAACTACGACGATCGCAGCGGCCGCATCAGCAACGAGGTGTTCAACCGCTTCACGCGGGAAGCCGACGTGATGACCGGCGTGGGCATGCAGGCCACGCCCGGCCTGGACTACTTCGAGCTGAAGCGCGAGGTCGACGCCACGGTGCACGCCGTGCCGGAAGCTGCCGGCGACGGGGGGGGGCCATGA
- the lptB gene encoding LPS export ABC transporter ATP-binding protein gives MSGATASAGASGILAARGLRKVYRGRAVVDAVDFEVRPGEVTGLLGPNGAGKTTTFYIVVGFIRPDAGTVTLDGKDLARLPMYKRARLGLGYLPQESSIFRRLTVEQNLMAVLETLPMSRAARRERTDELLEEMRITHIRRSRGYQLSGGERRRVEIARALTTRPRFMLLDEPFAGIDPIAVADLQRSVARLREQGLGILITDHNVRETLSITDRAYIMFEGRIALSGTSGEIVADDRAREIYLGEGFRL, from the coding sequence ATGAGCGGCGCCACGGCCAGCGCCGGCGCGTCGGGCATCCTGGCGGCCAGGGGCCTGCGCAAGGTCTACCGCGGCCGGGCCGTGGTCGATGCCGTGGACTTCGAGGTCCGCCCCGGCGAGGTGACGGGCCTGCTCGGGCCCAACGGCGCCGGCAAGACCACGACCTTCTACATCGTGGTCGGCTTCATCCGGCCCGACGCCGGGACCGTGACCCTGGACGGCAAGGACCTCGCCCGGCTGCCCATGTACAAGCGGGCCCGCCTGGGCCTCGGCTACCTGCCGCAGGAATCGTCGATCTTCCGCCGGCTGACGGTGGAGCAGAACCTGATGGCCGTGCTCGAGACCCTGCCCATGAGCCGCGCCGCGCGGCGGGAACGGACCGACGAGCTGCTGGAGGAGATGCGCATCACGCACATCCGCCGCAGCCGCGGCTACCAGCTGTCCGGCGGTGAGCGCCGGCGGGTCGAGATCGCGCGCGCGCTGACGACGCGCCCCCGCTTCATGCTGCTGGACGAGCCGTTCGCGGGGATCGACCCCATCGCCGTGGCCGACCTGCAGCGCAGCGTGGCGCGCCTGCGGGAGCAGGGGCTGGGCATCCTGATCACCGACCACAACGTGCGCGAGACGCTGAGCATCACCGATCGCGCCTACATCATGTTCGAGGGCCGCATCGCGCTCTCCGGCACGTCCGGCGAGATCGTGGCCGACGACCGGGCCCGGGAGATCTACCTGGGCGAGGGGTTCCGGCTGTGA
- the rpoN gene encoding RNA polymerase factor sigma-54, which yields MDVKLRLHQGLYQRQQLVMTQRLQQALKLLQIPTLELEQVLRQELQINPLLEEYDPEDDEAPETPDENEEEPAAHETEEPEEKVDWDEYFKDGFRDGTWERETDEEDRLERPAASVPSGQQELADQLAYTLDEPLDRRIGEYIIGSLNRDGYLVCPLTEIAATFETDLERVARVLAVIQGFDPPGVAARDIQECLLLQLRASGRGDGPEALVVRDHFEALKNRRFADIAREMHITPREVQDIAGRIGELDPKPGLSVVGEGAAYITPDLVVEKVDDGYVCYLNDGNLPRLRISNAYDAVAAGKQGGDDDTVQFIDEKRRYAEWIIKTIEQRRRTMIKVMEAIVREQGEFFEQGAIALRPLTLQQVATAIGMHESTVSRVTKQKYVQTPRGVFPLKYFFSAGLDTDEGDEVAAKAVKQMIQEIVAAESPARPLSDKRIVDLLSEKGLKIARRTVAKYREQMGILNARMRKQF from the coding sequence ATGGATGTGAAGCTGAGACTGCACCAGGGGCTCTACCAGCGGCAGCAGCTGGTGATGACCCAGCGCCTGCAGCAGGCCCTGAAGCTGCTCCAGATCCCCACGCTGGAGCTGGAGCAGGTCCTGCGCCAGGAACTGCAGATCAACCCGCTGCTGGAGGAGTACGATCCCGAGGACGACGAGGCGCCCGAGACGCCGGACGAGAACGAGGAGGAGCCCGCCGCCCACGAGACCGAGGAGCCGGAGGAGAAGGTCGACTGGGACGAGTACTTCAAGGACGGCTTCCGCGACGGCACCTGGGAGCGGGAGACCGACGAGGAGGACCGGCTCGAGCGGCCGGCCGCGTCGGTGCCGTCGGGCCAGCAGGAGCTCGCCGATCAGCTCGCGTACACGCTCGACGAGCCGCTGGACCGCCGCATCGGGGAGTACATCATCGGCAGCCTGAACCGGGACGGCTACCTGGTCTGCCCGCTGACCGAGATCGCCGCCACCTTCGAGACCGACCTCGAGCGCGTCGCGCGCGTGCTCGCCGTGATCCAGGGCTTCGACCCGCCCGGGGTGGCGGCCCGCGACATCCAGGAGTGCCTGCTGCTGCAGCTGCGCGCCTCCGGCCGCGGCGACGGCCCGGAAGCCCTGGTGGTGCGCGACCACTTCGAGGCGCTGAAGAACCGCCGCTTCGCGGACATCGCCCGCGAGATGCACATCACGCCGCGCGAGGTGCAGGACATCGCCGGCCGCATCGGCGAGCTCGACCCCAAGCCGGGCCTGTCGGTGGTGGGGGAGGGCGCGGCCTACATCACGCCGGACCTCGTGGTCGAGAAGGTCGACGACGGCTACGTCTGCTACCTGAACGACGGCAACCTGCCGCGGCTGCGCATCAGCAACGCCTACGACGCCGTGGCCGCGGGCAAGCAGGGCGGCGACGACGACACCGTGCAGTTCATCGACGAGAAGCGCCGCTACGCCGAGTGGATCATCAAGACGATCGAGCAGCGGCGCCGCACCATGATCAAGGTCATGGAGGCGATCGTGCGCGAGCAGGGCGAGTTCTTCGAGCAGGGCGCCATCGCCCTGCGGCCCCTGACCCTGCAGCAGGTGGCCACGGCCATCGGCATGCACGAGTCGACCGTCTCGCGCGTGACCAAGCAGAAGTACGTCCAGACGCCGCGCGGCGTGTTCCCGCTGAAGTACTTCTTCTCGGCGGGGCTGGACACCGACGAGGGGGACGAGGTCGCCGCGAAGGCGGTCAAGCAGATGATCCAGGAGATCGTGGCCGCGGAGAGCCCGGCCCGGCCCCTGTCCGACAAGAGGATCGTGGACCTGCTCTCGGAGAAGGGTCTGAAGATCGCCCGGCGCACGGTCGCCAAGTACCGCGAGCAGATGGGCATCCTGAACGCGAGGATGCGCAAGCAGTTCTAG
- a CDS encoding sigma 54 modulation/S30EA ribosomal C-terminal domain-containing protein, giving the protein MQLEINSRHFTLGDDMRDKIVEKLENLKRYSPSDPLAARLTLTLEGGRFTGDLSLNLKQYSCHTKVQHVEPDGAAFLAIESVERQVRRHKDRVKDHRGRGEEGGLGEVLAGPGLLDNSGSALSQEGFQLRDLTVDQAQEAFAASSSPFFVFRNTENGEVAVLYRRDDGGYGLMRQE; this is encoded by the coding sequence ATGCAGCTCGAGATCAACAGCCGTCACTTCACCCTCGGCGACGACATGCGTGACAAGATCGTCGAGAAGCTCGAGAACCTGAAGCGCTACAGCCCGAGCGACCCGCTGGCCGCCCGTCTCACGCTGACGCTCGAGGGCGGTCGCTTCACCGGCGACCTCTCGCTGAACCTCAAGCAGTACTCCTGCCACACCAAGGTGCAGCACGTCGAGCCCGACGGCGCGGCCTTCCTGGCCATCGAGAGCGTCGAGCGGCAGGTGCGTCGGCACAAGGACCGGGTCAAGGACCACCGCGGGCGCGGCGAGGAGGGCGGCCTCGGCGAGGTCCTGGCCGGCCCCGGCCTGCTCGACAACAGCGGCTCGGCCCTGTCGCAGGAGGGCTTCCAGCTGCGCGACCTGACGGTGGACCAGGCGCAGGAGGCCTTCGCGGCCTCGAGCAGCCCGTTCTTCGTCTTCCGCAACACCGAGAACGGCGAGGTTGCCGTGCTGTACCGCCGCGACGACGGCGGCTACGGCCTGATGCGGCAGGAATAG
- the hprK gene encoding HPr(Ser) kinase/phosphatase, with product MQEPVTVQKVHQDLRETLGLALLTSLPAQDVPLAAGDVHRPGMALMGFMENFLPHRLQVLGESELAYLVTLDPDAQRGALERLVALQAPAVFVTRDQAVPAAWLAAADAAGLPVLRTPMATEEFIHELSVYLTDAFAPRAELHGSLVDVYGIGMLFTGKSGIGKSECALDLVERGHRLVADDIVEVSRVGDDVLVGRFREVLQHNLEIRGVGVIDVQAIFGIRGIRMQKRIEVEVNLQQWRADADYERMGLDREQTEILGVPIPRIVVPIYPGKNITVIAEVIALDLMLKIYGIDSAQDLNRRIMETLRSGDRLRRYLRHDRE from the coding sequence GTGCAGGAGCCGGTCACCGTCCAGAAGGTCCACCAGGACCTGCGCGAGACCCTCGGTCTCGCGCTGCTGACGAGCCTCCCCGCGCAGGACGTCCCGCTCGCCGCGGGGGACGTCCACCGCCCCGGCATGGCGCTGATGGGGTTCATGGAGAACTTCCTGCCCCACCGCCTGCAGGTCCTGGGCGAATCCGAGCTGGCCTACCTGGTCACCCTCGACCCCGACGCGCAGCGCGGGGCCCTGGAGCGCCTGGTCGCCCTGCAGGCCCCGGCGGTGTTCGTGACCCGGGACCAGGCGGTGCCCGCCGCCTGGCTGGCCGCGGCCGACGCGGCCGGGCTGCCCGTGCTGCGCACCCCGATGGCCACCGAGGAGTTCATCCACGAGCTGTCGGTCTACCTCACCGACGCCTTCGCGCCGCGCGCCGAGCTGCACGGTTCGCTGGTGGACGTTTACGGCATCGGCATGCTGTTCACCGGCAAGAGCGGCATCGGCAAGAGCGAGTGCGCGCTCGACCTCGTGGAGCGGGGGCACCGCCTGGTGGCCGACGACATCGTCGAGGTCAGCCGCGTGGGCGACGACGTGCTGGTGGGCCGCTTCCGCGAGGTGCTGCAGCACAACCTGGAGATCCGCGGCGTCGGCGTGATCGACGTGCAGGCCATCTTCGGCATCCGCGGCATCCGCATGCAGAAGCGCATCGAGGTCGAGGTCAACCTCCAGCAGTGGCGGGCCGACGCCGACTACGAGCGCATGGGGCTCGACCGCGAGCAGACCGAGATCCTGGGCGTGCCGATCCCGCGCATCGTCGTGCCGATCTATCCCGGCAAGAACATCACGGTCATCGCGGAGGTGATCGCCCTGGACCTGATGCTGAAGATCTACGGCATCGACTCCGCACAGGACCTGAACCGCCGCATCATGGAGACGCTGCGCTCCGGGGACCGGCTGCGCCGGTACCTGCGGCACGACAGGGAGTAA
- a CDS encoding PTS sugar transporter subunit IIB: MPLLLARIDDRFIHGQVTVGWCRKLEPDHLVLCNDEIAADPWQRRVYASSVPPRIRVWVRDRAGTAALLGDGPEALPADEGAVLLTGGPADMLDLARRGVPLPVVNVGGMHIGGGKRELLESVYVDRADVASLRALLAAGSRLTAQTVPGTRAVEIDRALLDTLEEAR; the protein is encoded by the coding sequence ATGCCGCTGCTGCTGGCCCGCATCGACGACCGCTTCATCCACGGCCAGGTGACCGTCGGCTGGTGCCGCAAGCTCGAGCCCGACCACCTCGTGCTGTGCAACGACGAGATCGCCGCCGACCCCTGGCAGCGCCGCGTCTACGCCAGTTCGGTGCCGCCGCGCATCCGCGTCTGGGTCCGCGACCGCGCCGGAACGGCCGCCCTGCTCGGCGACGGTCCCGAGGCGCTGCCCGCCGACGAGGGCGCGGTGCTGCTGACCGGCGGTCCGGCCGACATGCTCGACCTGGCGCGGCGGGGCGTGCCCCTGCCGGTGGTCAACGTCGGCGGCATGCACATCGGCGGCGGCAAGCGCGAGCTGCTGGAATCGGTCTACGTCGACCGCGCCGACGTCGCGAGCCTGCGCGCCCTCTTGGCCGCCGGATCGCGGCTGACCGCGCAGACGGTGCCCGGCACGCGCGCGGTCGAGATCGACCGCGCGCTGCTGGACACGCTGGAGGAGGCGCGTTGA